ccctttctcttcccagtgtttgcctacggtgcgacaggagcagggaaaacctacaccatgctgggctcggaggaaagccctggcatcatgtacctcaccatggtggagctgtacaagaggatcgaggccaggcaagaggagaagagctgtgaggtgctcgtctcctaccaggaggtacgccgcgtccgagccgggtcccctcctgcctccgggtcACCGTGACTAGGACCTGGGgttgatccagaccctgcagtgccacactcagggtacccgctgcactgacagctgtgcccggtgtccccagggcagccttagagcttggctggaagcaggctcacccacccagtttggagaactggtgctgctggtttctcccacctggagcctggggcattttctgctccttgccgtgGTCCCCGAGCAACGAGGGcttcctggctttggaggagtggtggcgtggtgacttgccagtgaagccctcccaagctctcctctgcattgagagccccctcagctgctcttggtgtaacgaggccccagaggtggcatcggggggacaccaggttgtgcgtgacactggggcacaaagttcctctccctgctccccgttgggtaaccaaacctcagccttccgtggcgttccctgctccaggtgtacaacgaacagattcatgacctgctggagcccaagggccctctggccatccgggaggatcctgagaaaggagtcgtggttcagggtctctccttccaccaggtgggtagagaaatgggcacaaggtctgggcaccgctgcgcctgcaccagttctgacagcggatgcgtgtcccggggccgtggggggtgtgagggcgcgggggtgccatctgcgcggctcctggcggacagcaaacgccaccctgagctgagaggagccccgcggagctgcaggatgcctcagcctacgccgccgtggctgctgggtgctgggttgtctcggtgcttgcgtacgggctgcgctgacgcccgccctctgcccgttctctcccagcccgcgtcggcagagcagctgctggagatgttggccAACGGCAACAGGAACCGGACGCAGCATCCCACCGACGCCAACAGCACCTCCTCCCGCTCGCACGCCATCTTCCAGGTGAGGGCTGGGGGTTGCAGTGTCGCtcgggatttgtgctgagaagggggcgagggagccagcctgtgccaggacccggggttcctgcccctgctcctgctgtgccacaggaaaaatcggtgggtcctggccctgagaagagaggtgtgggtctgggcaggccagtagccagcgctgcagcaggacagcacacactggtcacgctggtggccacgtctcccagacagccccagactcccagcttggtgttaggggtcccaagggctgaaatttccctttgtgcttttgtctcttgtcaactcagcgtgtgggagctgcacctaaaaccttcctcagagcaaaggggccgcgtatcgctggctcctgcttgtgcctccccccaggtgccgcaggcaggcagtgtgctccgtcgtgtctcccccggctctgagccgggaattccgctcccccggggctctgtgaatttgctccccggtttctcggtgctctcctacacaaacctgccagttgatttcaattccagccaggcccttccccgaattagcagggccgtcacggctgcgtggggagacagagggctctgactgcaatttcattctgaacctggtgccttgcccgttgctgcttgcagggggaagtccaggtgtctggatgctttcccagccgggcttgtcactgggtgctggattcccgcctgccgtgaatccatgagctgtgctggaactctgccctgcccggcaggcaaaccacagtctggtgaggatgcaggatcggttaccagcctccagcatctatctctgtggcacctccaggccatgcaggagccgctcctggggggctgagggggttccagggcggtgggggaagtgtttgctcctcctgggagatcttgagagatgctgaaggggaagttacggagcagtgctgtgggtgactctcagtggctgtgtccctcctcgcctgcaccagctgggaactgggctgggcaccgccagccctgcttggatgcctccctggggcactgcgaggctgtgtctgggggcttgcagcccccactggcatctgagatttctggaaaaacccacagtcggagtcagggctggggctgccaccgtgcatgagcacatcctggatgatgccagggctttgggttggggtgttgcCCTTTGGGGACGCGACCAGCTGTACCCCACTCGCTCACCAAGTGCAGGAGACGCTGATTATTTTCCGCAGCTCTGTCCCGTCTTGCGAGATCCCTtccgtggctttgctgctcaagtcatcgccgagtttttgcttgtcttctcagcatgCCGGGCCCCTCCTTTCCTGCCGCTCGATCTCACGCCTGCGTGATCCGCTCCGCCATCGTTTCACAAACATTGAAACCGGTGATGCTGGCTCCAACCAGCAGCCCCAcgagcctggtggagctgcagcctcacccacctctgtcctcgcagatctacgtgaagcagcaggactgcactggcggcctcgctggcgacctgcgagtggccaagatgagcctgatcgacctggcaggctcggagcgagcttcggtcgccaacaccaagggagagcggctccgggagggcgccaacatcaaccgctcgctgctggccctcatcaacgtcatcaacgccttggctgaggcaaaggtaacgctgctcctcgcgtggccccgccggggtgggcgggtgagcgcggtgtcctccggggatggttctgcccgcgcggtgagggtggcagcctgggctgggctccgagaggtgccgtgggatgagggtggccgcgcccttgcggcacagatttggagctgagcagagccttgatctcttggtacagagcaggaaaagccacatcccgtaccgggacagcaagctcacacgcctgctgaaggactccatcggcggccactgccgcaccatcatgatcgccgccgtgagtccctccgtcctggcctacgaggacacctacaacaccctcaagtacgccggccgggccaaggagatcaaggtgtcggtgaggatctggcgttgcggcggtgatctgctctgtgtttgggagcggctggggatggctgggaaggagcctggtttgTGGTGGGGGAGGTTAGTGGGTGCCTCCCTTATccagcttgagttttccagccctgggggtgccgctctgggcagacagcagcggatgaagctgcagacagtgtgtgccctgtcttcgtgtaaagctcctcagcccagcacccagaaaggcttgtgactgcggcagcaggtccctgagcgcagctcctgtccactgcagccaccctggggctccctggggagcctggaggaggctgagcagctccagcagtgggagagaggtacgtgcagccccagtgctgctttaacctctgccttggccctgtctctgcagctgaagagcaacgTGACCAGCTCTGACGGCCACGTTAGTAAATACGCCGTCACCTGCGAGCGGCTGAGAGCGGAGGTGagatgctggcggggaggggagggctctcgctttagctgtggtttgctggggacgtggagctctgagctcctgggctcgtgaaaccatctgagcaagagctgatccttcctcGCAGGTGGCAGATCTGCGGGCGAAGCTCCGGGTCTATGAGGACGCTGCCCGGGAgtcacagaaccaggctctggcgccgctggctccctccggcttcccagaggggctgcccaggtgaggctggtggggagcagggacagagcttggtgggacctcctggtgtgccccgagcctgtggggttttagtgctggtcagagcccaggtgtccattagaaagcagaggagcttctttactggtgtgcacgtcacctcgactgggctcgggggcagttatgagcgtggcagagcacagtgcacaaagctgggctgcaaaggcctaatcctcttctccttgatccatcccaaaacttcttgggcaaagtgacagcttccccagaggatcttctctggctcagtggctgcttctctgccttctgcaggttggaggaagctgtcccacagaccagcgtggctcagaggagtgatggagagcagcaggagctgggagctggacagtctgttgggatgccaatggagctggaggaggaggtgagagaaggggtgctgtgatgagtggggcctggtggggggctcacataccctcgtggggtaccctgggcacgctgggagagggcaggaactCACCCGGTCCACGGGCTCCTGGCTCagcgtgtggggggctgtggactgctggcaaaaccccttaacttcccagctaacggggaatttggggaacaaactcagctcggagatgggctaatgctgcgcttttgggtgattgctccaggctccagaggaaaggcctcccagcagccccagagcagcccaccaggcagacgtccagctggaagggaagacaccaaggtgccttctgcaggggttgtctggcagccgggcagagacgtgagtgtcctcgtgtcgttcccacatgttgcttcctcatgtttgcctgcggaggatgggctgcccaccctcctgttgcatcctgtagccatcctaagggctgtccagaaggacgtgggaccaggtctttgtctgcagatgacagccggccctgtaaaataagggatttggctcctggagatctaatcccatgggatagtctctcctggaaatgcagcagtgaaggtttccaggcacagccaccgtgtGAGCCTTAAGTGCGCGTTGTTAGTCCTGAAATTACCTCTGCGAAGTCTTTCCTcttgccgctgctcccccgggccctgccctggcagggctcccgtggcaccatctgctgatgtctctgccccaagcatcttggcagaatgaacctctttggaaaggcctcttgagggaggctggccttgacgtgtgcctggatctgtctgcctctgccggagctgacaagtgtctgaagcccggcagagcctgcaggtgccgttttgtccctgtaactaacaggtaaacacacaactcacagctcgggttgtccaggaagagatttacaacttgggtatctctcgacttcagtttgcctctcttgccccaaaactctgctaacaggctctgccccgcccaaggaggtgtctcagaggtgatgctggtgctgctgggcctccGTTACTGGTGACGCTGGCTCACGCTCGCCTGCTAACTGGTTCttgggtctgtctctctctgtcccaggctcctggctgccgtcctgaacgtTGCCCGAAAGCAATACGCCCTCCTGAAGGCTGCCgccctcctcactcctgccatggtctccgaatttgaggacctggagcgcctggtcagtcaggaggctggtgtaagcggggagcaagccacgtctgcaaagggagccgcagagatcggcggggccagccctgcccagaggatgcagcagggctgtgagggtgagaagctggggccgtcggtgctgccccctctcttttgtctcggtgtgcgctggaggagccggtggcgggggggcagctcccagctgtgggcacagggcagggagatgagtttctcctgactcctcctgacgtggcacccagcgggttctgcccagagcggctgcagcctcgctttgtagagcgactggggctggccagcaccgccgggagcccggggcacggccggagccaggagcagcccttgtctccggggagctcagcatgtgtgtgcgagtcagcataaacgtgagggatatttctgctcctggagaccaaaacagcagttctgatcctcatttgtcctcctcttgtttactcctccatggaacatttgtcccagccagcctggctgtagcctcccagccggcagcctgcatctgaccagggctgagctctccctcctcatcctcagggccGATGCACGATGCCCATAGCGAAGCCGTGGGCGCTGCAGACCCTGTGTTCCGGGCACAGACCGGGCGTTGCCGCAGGGCACTTGCTTTGGGCCCAGCCTGATGCCTTTAGGATTAGTtgtgctggctcttttcctctcGGTTTAAGGTGGTTGGATGGAAACACCCGCTGGCAAACGGCTGCTGTAGGGCTCGCTGGGCTGACCTCCGCCGAGCTGTgacggggggctgtgagggggatgccccgggctttgcgggtgcctgggaactgcagacaaggaggtgactctgtttcttctctgctccttcagcccaggtgtctgtcgccgtgcccagcacccccgggatgagtggcaccgtgcagcgcttgcaggacctcgctgccccctgcagccccacgtcgGTGGCTCCTGGCCCGATTAAGAAGAGGGGGACTACAACAAGTCACATGTCCCCGGTGTCATCGGCTGCCCAAAACCGCCgcacgctgcctgctgtgcccgtTCACAACCTGAACGAGACTTTTGAGGTCTCCAACAGCAGTGGTTCACCCAgcgtggccgaggcagctgcctccagcctgccagaattctccatctgggagagcgtccagagccacctaaacaagcaggacggccccgtcgtgccccagtaagtgctggcctgggggggttaactgtggttttggggctcccccctccacgatcttgctgtctgggtgaatcctccgtggatcgctgcagctctgctaaggggggagactgggcagaaaacactcagcctgcagacaggcagccagcggtccgagctcgtgtgtgaatcgctgtcaaagatataaaaaacattccaaggaaatctatttctccctttggggcccttctggagccccgcgtgctggctgggaagcaggtggggcctcacctctgctcccagagaggttggagcgagggttgggactgcacactctggggttttgcgttttattgtttagttggtagtttggggtttttttattgccggtgcttcaaaggggctctggattttccaaagctctgtgaatctgtgagagcatccaaaggcagagatgggcatggccttggtaacgcaggacaccccgaggtctccccgtctcctcctgcagctctaggaaatggttcctaccgagggaactggggacactgaggtccaggggaacagcccgagcacctcagggagcagcagtagccaggcggctgacgcctcctgtgccgctctcctgaggatttacccctcttggaacggttttcccctacaaaaccgggcaggtttcctgtgactcctgttccctgcgggcggatggtgttggcctggctgcctcgcagcctcacgagagcgggcactaactcccttctccttggccGCAGAGCCTGTGCCCCGGTGTCTGCCGTGAAgggttcctccatccccaggccctCCGTGGTCTCCAAAGCCCCTGCGCAGAAGCGGAGGCGAGTGGAGAGGtgaggcagccgccggccccccgtgccccagagcgccccgcgcaggcagcaagggctggcagctgcctggggctcgagcccccgtccctgcctgcgtcggccccacctcacctgtgacacgtggggacgcgggggggctccgccctgAGCCTCGCGGGTTTAAAACGGCCCCTTTCTCTccacagcgctgctccccccaccctgggtgggctccagagctgcagcaccccgagatctgcgcagccctcccgcgcccctccgctcccgggcaggcgcctggggaaaccctctgcccgcagcaccacgggctgcaagagcgttccctgcggcagggcaggcaccaagcgggcgctggaccagcccccttccgggtcaggtgaggaaaatacctcgaactgggaggtttgctgctggtggaagatgctctttggggtttgctgcttcctggctgtagccagagcctcggggaaggctggtgggtgcttggggaggggcagaaaggaggagggggctggcagcacctggatctctgtcggggccgggggggacgggacctgggtttgctgcttttacccagcagctgcctaatgcacttccctcctctttccatcctcagagcatcctgcgggccctctctcctggaagggcagcagaaggaccaccaaagagctcgtggccctgggcagtgccccccctgctcccaccccccagccaatgAAGCTCTTATGCtgatggctcctgcacccaggatccccggcagtgtcccaacccaggtgccaaacttcttcctttctctcgtagccctgtcccacccttcctgcagccacacaacaattcctgcagcccttcttgtacccctgcagtcacccccagccccctcctgttcACCGTCCCAGTTACGTCCCCTGTCGTATCATActaagaaataacatgtatttttaataaacctttttcgtttccaaccagaggggagaggggagacgtGCGGCTGTTTCTTCTCGCCTCCCCctcgcccagggagctgggatggggaagcagctcccGTCTGAGCGGGCCTGGAAAAGGCCCTTGCTCGTGGGGGTGGGCTCTGTCGGGGcttcccccatctcccatcatccccgggaccccgtgggtgccttctgccccctctgctgtgcccggggggctctggggcgctCGCTCCGTGTCCCAGAGTGCCGGCAagcaccggctgctgctgctttgcggggcgaaaagtgtttctgctaaaaccccatggccaccatccctgtcTCCGTGTGACgctgggggctcctggctccagccgcctgcacagcagagagctccccgCATCCCTGCCTGGGGACCACACCTGTCCCCCGACACCCCTGCGACCCCCTTTCCTGCCGTGCCAGGGCACATCTGGCCACGGGCACATCtgcttgcctgccccagctcctcgtagccacccccagaggtgaccaagcgtggtgggagcaggacggggagggaggacccagctgcgggtgtgctgctgtcccacagggaccggggtcaccggctccttctgcactacttccctgcctggcagcggctGATCTCGCCTTTGTCTTCTCAGAGCGTGGAAGCTTCTAATTAACACTTGCAGCCCGCTCCCAGTTCGTTTGTCTCATTaaggggggccggggaggaggagggggagagcccagctctgcctgccggcagggacagctttctgtgctttgatcccggccggcaggagctgggagaaaatcaacctctggggagcggcgcgggggctggcgaggaccccgccgcgcccccagccccgtcctgccccgccagGACTGTGCACGCCAGGGGACTTCAGAGAGTCCCGGGGGACGGAGGAGCCCTGTCACCAGGGGCTGTCACCCAGCACacgttcccagggctgccactcTTCCGGGAGGCCAAGTGTCACTTGCGGGGTACATCGGGGCCCCAAGCCGGGCGTTCCTGTGGGCaaacccctgcccgccgct
Above is a genomic segment from Athene noctua chromosome 6, bAthNoc1.hap1.1, whole genome shotgun sequence containing:
- the LOC141961932 gene encoding kinesin-like protein KIF18B isoform X1 codes for the protein MMLGPPPQEGSVAVVVRVRPRASCERERAARPVLHVVDQHILVFNPEEHSGPPSSVLPTHGPKHHSKDLKFVFDRVFGEGATQEEVFQHTTHALLDSVLNGYNCSVFAYGATGAGKTYTMLGSEESPGIMYLTMVELYKRIEARQEEKSCEVLVSYQEVYNEQIHDLLEPKGPLAIREDPEKGVVVQGLSFHQPASAEQLLEMLANGNRNRTQHPTDANSTSSRSHAIFQIYVKQQDCTGGLAGDLRVAKMSLIDLAGSERASVANTKGERLREGANINRSLLALINVINALAEAKSRKSHIPYRDSKLTRLLKDSIGGHCRTIMIAAVSPSVLAYEDTYNTLKYAGRAKEIKVSLKSNVTSSDGHVSKYAVTCERLRAEVADLRAKLRVYEDAARESQNQALAPLAPSGFPEGLPRLEEAVPQTSVAQRSDGEQQELGAGQSVGMPMELEEEAPEERPPSSPRAAHQADVQLEGKTPRCLLQGLSGSRAETLLAAVLNVARKQYALLKAAALLTPAMVSEFEDLERLVSQEAGVSGEQATSAKGAAEIGGASPAQRMQQGCEAQVSVAVPSTPGMSGTVQRLQDLAAPCSPTSVAPGPIKKRGTTTSHMSPVSSAAQNRRTLPAVPVHNLNETFEVSNSSGSPSVAEAAASSLPEFSIWESVQSHLNKQDGPVVPQACAPVSAVKGSSIPRPSVVSKAPAQKRRRVESAAPPTLGGLQSCSTPRSAQPSRAPPLPGRRLGKPSARSTTGCKSVPCGRAGTKRALDQPPSGSEHPAGPLSWKGSRRTTKELVALGSAPPAPTPQPMKLLC
- the LOC141961932 gene encoding kinesin-like protein KIF18B isoform X2, translated to MLGSEESPGIMYLTMVELYKRIEARQEEKSCEVLVSYQEVYNEQIHDLLEPKGPLAIREDPEKGVVVQGLSFHQPASAEQLLEMLANGNRNRTQHPTDANSTSSRSHAIFQIYVKQQDCTGGLAGDLRVAKMSLIDLAGSERASVANTKGERLREGANINRSLLALINVINALAEAKSRKSHIPYRDSKLTRLLKDSIGGHCRTIMIAAVSPSVLAYEDTYNTLKYAGRAKEIKVSLKSNVTSSDGHVSKYAVTCERLRAEVADLRAKLRVYEDAARESQNQALAPLAPSGFPEGLPRLEEAVPQTSVAQRSDGEQQELGAGQSVGMPMELEEEAPEERPPSSPRAAHQADVQLEGKTPRCLLQGLSGSRAETLLAAVLNVARKQYALLKAAALLTPAMVSEFEDLERLVSQEAGVSGEQATSAKGAAEIGGASPAQRMQQGCEAQVSVAVPSTPGMSGTVQRLQDLAAPCSPTSVAPGPIKKRGTTTSHMSPVSSAAQNRRTLPAVPVHNLNETFEVSNSSGSPSVAEAAASSLPEFSIWESVQSHLNKQDGPVVPQACAPVSAVKGSSIPRPSVVSKAPAQKRRRVESAAPPTLGGLQSCSTPRSAQPSRAPPLPGRRLGKPSARSTTGCKSVPCGRAGTKRALDQPPSGSEHPAGPLSWKGSRRTTKELVALGSAPPAPTPQPMKLLC